The sequence below is a genomic window from Thermoproteota archaeon.
TCTCGATTGCTTTCTCAAATGCTAAATCTGCAAAATTTGTAAAATCATAGGGAACCAAAATGTGTGATATCATACATTAACCAATTTGAGATTCAAATATTAAGATTGATTAAAAAATCACGAATGATAATCTGAATTTTTGTCTTTTGGCAAAAACTTTAGGCAAAATATGAAAATATTACTTGTGTATTTTAAACATCTATTTTCTTATCTACCAAAAATTCTAAAATTTTCTTAAATGAAGTTTAAGGAAGGGTTTTTTAGAATTTTGATAGTGGATGATAGTCTTTCAATGCGGCAACTGCTTCACAAATTAATAGATATGAACGATATTACTCCCTATGTTTTTGATGCAAAAAATGGCAAAGAAGCATTAACTAAATTCCAGAAAATTCTACCAGATCTAGTTCTACTTGATTTACAAATGCCTGAGATGGATGGAATCACGACATTAAGACTAATGAAAAAAATGGATCCATCCGTTAAAGTAATGATGATGAGTCTGTCTGGTTCTAAAAATGATACACAGGATGCGATAAAATACGGGGCATGTGATTTTCTTCTAAAGCCATTTGATAGAAACGAATTTGCATTCAAAGTAATAAAAAATCTAAGAGAAAAGGCAAACGAGGACAAAATAACTGAATTACAAAATACCACCGAAATGTTAGATGAAAAATTTTCCAAAATGTCTAAAATGATAAAAAAATAAAAATTTCCTTTTTAATTCAAACCATTGCTTACCTTGTTTTCCACCTTGCCTATCTTTTGGGATAAAACTAGATAGACTGCTTAAAAAATGAGTGATACCTGTCCTCAATTCTTCTCAATATGTCTAAATACATGGTATCATCTTGGACATCGATTAAGCCTACATGGAAGCAAGTACCGCTCCAACGAGTTTATGGATTATCTTCATTGCCATAGTCAGTGTAACTCTTTCAATAGATCTTTTTTCAGACCACTTTCATAGATTCTTTAAAAGAAAAAAACTACAAGATGGCAAAACATCACAGCCATTTTTGACTGACTCTATATGGACAATCATCTGGATTGGACTTGGTGGCATCTTTGCAGTTTTGATTTATTTTGTAATGGGTTCTCAAAAAGCAATAGAATACGCTACAGGTTATGCCCTAGAAAAATCACTCAGTGTTGATAACATGCTTGTCTTTGTTTTGATATTTACATCCCTAGGAATTTCCCACATTCATCAACATCGTGTTTTGATGTGGGGTATAATCGGTGCAATTGTAATGAGAATTGGTTTTATTCTTGCCGGTGTATCTTTACTGGAATCTTTTCATTGGATGGTGTATGTGCTTGGGGCAGTTCTGATTTTTACTAGCATTAGAATGATTACAAAAAAAGAAAAGGAAAAGTTAGAGATTGAAAAAAGCATTGTAGTAAGAATTTTAAATAAATTTACATCCGTTGATTCCACATCAAATGATCACAGATTCATCAAGAGAGTTAATGGCAAGTTTGTCGTCACCCCTCTCTTAGTTGCTTTATTGTCAGTAGAGATGACAGACCTTGTATTTGCACTGGATTCAATTCCCGCAGTTCT
It includes:
- a CDS encoding response regulator, coding for MKFKEGFFRILIVDDSLSMRQLLHKLIDMNDITPYVFDAKNGKEALTKFQKILPDLVLLDLQMPEMDGITTLRLMKKMDPSVKVMMMSLSGSKNDTQDAIKYGACDFLLKPFDRNEFAFKVIKNLREKANEDKITELQNTTEMLDEKFSKMSKMIKK